From Micropterus dolomieu isolate WLL.071019.BEF.003 ecotype Adirondacks linkage group LG06, ASM2129224v1, whole genome shotgun sequence:
gcaggtcttccagcttgtgcagtgaaacccttacaaatggttcagaacgcagcagcgcgtctggtttttgatcagcccaaaaggactccccgtggcctccagaatcaaattcaagtcactaatgcttgcatacagagtgactactgggtctgcacccatctacctaaactccataatacaaacttacgttccttctcggccgctacgctcctccaacgaacgccgcctggctctgccgtcccttcacacaaagcaattccagtcccggctattctcatctgtgacaccacgatggtggaacgagctaccacacgccatcagagcaggggcgtccctctctaacttcaagaagctcctgaaaactcatctcttccgagaacacttcctcttataacacctctaactcctaacctctaacatgcacttcctgtgctcttcttcttctatcccctacaatgatcttgtattaattgcactttttgttgactcttacttccttccctaggtatcttccccattgatgtgatatgtatatatgagtgaaactgagtttgtaactcccttctgctacgtagcagacaatgtacagtaatataaaaaatgttttaaaatttgtAAACAGAAGTAAACTgtattcagtggagcagtgctgaggaacAATTTGAGTTCAAAAGTGATAGCTTGGAGGAAAAAGCTtttctgcagtctggtggtgctgCAGCAAAAACTTCTATATACAGTAAAGGTggcctgcctttacatgcacatgaaggttaatcacatcccattcttaatccgtagggtttaatatggagttggcccaccctttgcagctataacagcttcaacttttctgggaaggctgtccacaaggtttagaagtgtgttcatgggaatttctgaccattcttctagaagcgcatttgtgaAGTTAGGCACAGACGTAGTttccgctctaattcatcccaaaggtgttgtatcaggttgaggtcaggactctgtgcaggccagtcaagttctccacaccaaattCGCTCACCCATGTCTTTATGggccttgctttgtgcactggtccGCAGTCacgttggaacaggaaggggccatccccaaactgtttccacaaagttgggagcatgaaattgtccaaaatgtcttggtatactgaagcattaacagttcctttcactggaactaagggtccaagcccaacccctgaaaaacaaccccacaccataatCCCTCCTCCACcaagtaccgttctcctggcaaccgcTAAACCCAGACACGTccatcagattgccagacagagaagcaagATTTGTCACTcaagagaacacgtctccactgctctagtgaccagtggcggcgtgctttaGTGGGTGAACaagctgtggctgggtgggtagtcaggagatgggtaccaacgatcttctgagcagttttaatcaccctttgcagagccctctggtcccatgttagtgatgtttccagtcaggatgctttctattgctcctctgtagaAGCTGataagaacttggcgtgggaatttggacttcttaagcttcctcatgaaatacagtcgtttctgatctttcttcaccagcgtggagatgtgagacgaccatgtcaggttctctgtgatgttgattcccaggaacctgaaactgttcacctgctccacctccggaccactgatgtagacatcagtgtgtgtctttatctcctttttcctgaaatcaacaatcagctgcttagttttgctgatgttgagcagtaggttgttctctttacaccactctgcaagattatcaatttcctcccgatatgaactCTTGTTGTTCTTTGAAATTCGGCCAATGAAGGTGGTGTCGtccacaaacttcacaacagagttctctccattttgagggatgcagtcgtgggtgtacagcgtgaacaggagggggtgttgagcactagagtggaggaggtgtgtccgcgaatccgaactgactggggtctgttagtgaggaagtccaataccCAGCTGCAGAGTGTTGTAGTTAGAGTTTgttgatcagtttcatgggggaggttgtgttgaatgctgagctgaacagcattctgatgtaggtgttgtttttctcaaggtgtgtgagggctgagtggagggcagttgaGATTTCCTCCTCTGGGCAGCAAATGTAAGAATACTGAACAGCGTTTTTgtaagcaaactggtgagggtccaggctggctgggatgttgttctttatgttgaagaaccagtttctcaaagcacttcatcagaatgctGTGATAgtcgttcagactagacactgcagactttttaggttcAGGGACGATAGTGGCTGTCTGAAAGCAGGAGGGAACCcactcctgagacagtgagatgttgaaaatgtcagtaataacatcaagtAGCTGATTGGCACAGGATTTTAGCGCACGGCCAGGAATGTTATAAGGCCCAGCtaatttactcatattcactctcagcaggttTTAGTTTTAGTGAGGAAAGTTGAAAGGACAAATGCACTTCTGctctaaacacaaacactttacTTTTTAATCAGgatttttgaaaaaacacagcacaacagCAGCCCTAAATATAGTAAATTACTTcttttcacaaaaacaacattgtggCAAGCTTTTGATACAGAGGATCATGCAATATCAAAACAAGGATTTTTCAATGTGTAGGATTGTCAGAACAAACAGTCTGCTGGTTCGGAAACTATCAGTCTGGTAGATCTCAGTGCAGGTGGACAGTCTCCCTTTTAGGCCTCTTAGTGTACTCAAGGCATGCCCCAGGGATTAGTGCTGGAACCacttctatttattttatacatcaaCAGTCTTGATCAAAATGTCTCCAACGCAAATTTCCACTTCTATGCCGATGATACTGTGATATACTGCTCTGCATTACCACCAAAGAAGGCTCTTTGTCAGCTTCAACTTGCTTTTAATactgttttttaaactttaaacttcactggtttcttttaaaatacttttaaatgacTTTGAGGCTGGCAAATCTGTCTATTTCACATTGCAGAGGTTCATTGCAGTAAAGGTAAATATTAAAAAGTGTGCAGAAGTGCTTCATTGTAGATTGTCCTCtgtaattaaaataagaaacagcAGCTGGAGCCAGAcactcacaatcacacacacacacacacacacagctgtttaatTAGGTGCATTTGAGatgagaaaagcaactgcggccaCCAGCGGTTtaaatatcatcatcatcaatcatgtgacatggtgacgttttgcagtgCCGGCGAAaatcggacacaatttctaaccagcatgccttgttttaagtccagcatgcatcacgttaagtcagcgctgcgcagcgccgcatgaagtcaaagGCACCTATTGTTGAACCATGTCAGTGAACGCACCTTGGCCTCTGAGAGTGTCAGTTATATGTAGCGCTTTCTCAGTATCATCTAGCATGAGATAAAGCGCCCTGGGTTCTTTTCAGTAATCTGCACCCTATAGTATCAGTTGCAACCTGTAACCACTAACTACTTTAGGAACACTCTAACAGAACTATATCAATTTTACAAAAGATGGTGCAGATGTGTAGTTTTTAACcctttttaaactgaaaatactctgcttcaaatgtgtatatttataacaatgacaaagagGTAAATCTTATAACATAGATAGTTAAAtagttaaattttttaaaataaaaaataataaaattaaatgaaataaagtgaCCTTTAGGGTTAAGAGAGATGTCCCCTCAATTACCTTAACAAATCAAAGTATACAACCGTCCACTTGTTCCCCAGATACTGTAAAACTGATAGGTCAGTCTGTACCTTTAAAACTCTTGATGGAAACTTAAAGTTCTCTGCCCTAAACACTTACTGTAAATATCTAAATTTACCTTAgcaaacattattttttcacattccAACTGCAAATGAACATTCAGCAGCAAATACCTCAGATAACTTCATATAAACCAATTATCATATATCCATAACCACAGTGCTGTAAGTTACTCAGTTACTCTAATGGGCCCCCAAAAAATAAAAGCcggaattaaaataaacaacccCCGTGGCAGGCCTGAATGCTGCTTGAGTCGACAGATTACAGTGGATGGTCCCTTCGCTCCCTGAGCAGGGTACCAGTGAGGTCTCTACCCTCTAATATTCGTCTTGATTCGTAGCTATTCGCCACTCAAAATACAGTTGCACACTCACACTGCAGCGTCTACTTCTCTCGCATGTCTCCCTCGTTTCTCTGCTCTTCCAGTTCCTCTGACTAGGACTAGTCCTGACCCCTATTCAATCATACCTGTTAGGAACTAGATGTCTCTGTCAGTGGACTAATCAGAGGCACATAAATAAAAGCATCAGGTTAATATGTCTCACCTCGTGTTGAGTGATGTACGTTCTAAATAAACTATGAAAACACTGTCCTCTTAAAGGAACAGCGCCTACTATAGTAACAATGTAGGGTTTACACTGCTGTGTTTAAATTTGCTCTGGGGTTTAACCCCGTGGCTACATGTAAAAAGCAAgtgacagaaaactctgctcattTCTCTATGACAAAGCTGTTTTAGTGAGGAAAGCTGAAAGGacacagactgactgacaaatGCTCTTCTGCGTTCTGTGTTTTAGGAGGACTGCCTCAGTTATACTCTCAtattagtttcacattttctccatcagctctGTATGAATGAAGACAAGAAGAAAAgattttgttaatgtttgtttattcatcatGTAAAGCTTCAGTTTGTTCACACATCCCATCAGTAACGTCTGTTAAATGACTCTTGTTCAATGATTTCAGGTACAGATTCACTTCATCCACACAAGCAGTGGGTTTGAGCAGAATCCCAAGTACATCAATTCAAATATTCAGCAAACATTTAGAGCTCAGAGAAGTTTccattttcatgcagaaaaatgtcagtTCAGGTAAACAAAAGTCATCCTGAGCAGTGATAGCCTCCATGGCtaaacagacacaggaaggaGCTCCACCTAAAGAAActcaaacatttacacagcaactAATGAGAAGACGTCAAAGTACCGCCCAcaatgtttgattgacagctgatcTCTGTGCAGTGAAGAAATGCCACAACAATCAGCTCTCAGCAACAAACATGAAGACAAAAGAAGTTTAAGGcttaaaacacagaatttaaCCAACTGTCCCTGAAATGACTTCTATTAGAGTTTACAGAATTTAGCAGTGACTCCATAATAATACAGCCAAAGTCCAGCATAGAGAGGCTGAGTGAATGTGGTCTGGACTCTGTGGAGGAGAGTCATGGTTTCAGAGATgctgtagaaggacagaatACCTGCACTGTGATCCAGGTACACTCCTACTCTGGAGGACCGAGGACCTGAGAAGGGAGTTTGGACATTGTTGTACAAAAAGGTATAACTGTCTTTCTCACAATCTAATGCCCAAGATTTGTCATTGAATCCAAAGTCACATTTCCTCCAGCTCCCTGCTCTGCTGATATTCTTGTATGCAACTGCTACATgaactcctctccctctccactcCACCTCCCAGTAACAACGTCCAGTCAGACTCTCTCTACTCAGGACCTGCCAACAGCTAGCGAATCTGTCTGGGTGATTAGAATAAGACTGATTTTTTCTCATTAATGTTGCTTTTCTGTTCCCCTCAGATAATAACAGacgtgtgtgtgctgtgtttggatCCAGTGTGATTTCATGGGAATATTTTAAGAATCCAGCTCTGGTCTTGGGCACTGGCTCTGACAGTAAAACATCCACTTCAGTCACTGTCAGTGAGACGTTTGTCCATTTTGCACTCAGAATGTCCTGTAGTCTATTTCTGACTTctaacacagctgctgtcacatCCTCAAAGTAGCGCAGAGGACGGATGTTGATGCTGGATGAGTCTGTAGATTCACTGAGTGCTGACAGTGAGGGGTAGTTGTGTAGAAACTGGGTGTgatcctctgtgtgtgagagctgcttcagctcagcgtctttcctcttcagctcagtgatctcctgctccagcttctTCTGAAGCTCTTTGACTCGACTCACTTCAGTGTCCTGCTGGGATCTGAGCTGCCGCTTCACATCGGACCTCCTTTTCTCCATCAGACGGATCAGCTCGGTGAAGATCTTCTCACTGTCCTCCACTGCTTTATCAGCAGAGCCATTGATagcctccacctcctgctgaagcaccttcacatctttctctctgtcctggaTTCTCTGCTCGATGTTTTGTCGACTCACCCAgagctctctctgcctcttagtcctttctgctgcagctgagactGTGTCGTGGCCTTTATGTTCATCCACAGTGCAGAGATAACAGATACTCTGCTGATCAGTACGGCAGAACATCTTCATCACCTCATCATGACGAGAGCAGATGTTCTCCTGGAGCTTCTTGGAGGGCTCCACCAGCTTGTGTTTCTTTAACGGAGCAGCATCATAATGAGGCTGGAGGTGTTTCTCACAGTAAGAGGCCAGACAGACCAGACAGGACTTGAGGGCTTTCACTTTTCTCCCAGTGCAGACTCCACAGGCCACATCTTCAGGTCCAGCATAGCAGTgatcagcaggagcagcttggAGTACAGTCTTCAGTTTCCCCACTAAAACTGCcaacatgttgtttttcacCAGGACAGGCCTCTGTGTGAAGGTCTGCCCACActgagggcagctgtggattttcttctcctcctctgcatcCCAGTGGGTTTTAATACAGTTGATGCAGTAGCTGTGTCCACAAGGAATAGTCACCGGATCCTTCAGTAGATCCAGACAGATGGAACAAGAGAAGGTTTCCCGATCTAGCTGAACTCCTTTCTGCGCCATTTCATCTCTCAGTGACGACTGTCTGAGTTTCACTTTCTCAGAAGTGAAACTAGTTTGAGCTGAGGGGAGGGAACAAGGAAATATATAGACAGAGTGGAGCTCGCTGTGTTGGAGAGCAGGAAGTAGAGGGAGGGGTTATCAAGCTGCAACTCACTCCAGGTAGAAGAGCAGCTGAGAGTTTGTTTTCTCATTTACAGCAAAGCCTTTGTTAAAACCTTCTCCCCGTTTGAAAGTTTTAAAGCTCTAAAATACTTCTTGGCTCCTCAGGCTTTGCTGATGGCTCCATTTTTCTCCAACTCTGTAAATTATGTTCAGGTTTATTTTACTGGTTAAAACCAGTTGACTAACAATAATCAAAGTAAACTGTCATAAAAGATgttagatttgtcattacagcggccaactgtccgctaaacacttattcttacaatAGTGTtacctaagcactcacagttctttccatttTTTAGTGACTGTCGCTTAATCTCATGgttgttttcaaaagttttggtcgCTAATGCTGctgtactttagcttagccgttagcgactttagctcagcagctagtgatggcttctccttcttcctctcgctctcctactgtgtgtcagatgttcagttactcctctgcctcctttagctgtaatggtacgtgtaacaagtgtagtttatttgtagacatggaggcgaggctcagtgatttagaagtccggctccgcaccttggtatatcagtctttagctactgtagctagccagtccgcAGTAGTTGGTGCGGAACGGGtcaccaccaacctgttcacgtttctaacagattttccccactcagcgacacacccgctgagaaaccaactctgatcattggcagctccattttgagaaacgcaaagttagcgaagccagcggccatagttaagtgcatccctgggtccagagcgggcgacattgagtcttatttgaactgctggataaacgtaaatacagtaagattgttattcacgtccgcggtaatgactcccggggcctgtaccacaaagcagGACTTGAGCTTATCGAGGTAACTTCGTGGTTAACTCTGGGTTTTCAGCACCAtgacggtggttcacttcttactggGGTAgattgccatggtaacttatgctgaacggctaacctactctggagcaggttatgttccagataagagatcaactctatgaaaaggccgcctactgaccaatcagctctcttggaaaatgacatcaccggctgtaggagatcccacagactgttttagccaataagctgctttatgtttgcagccgtgatgtggagaaactcttgtAGGCTATAGTGATATCATCCTACAAAGACTAATTAAAAGCCTTAGGTTATTGTAGGACTATATGTATTGACagtaagcctacttactgcttttaaatgtgtttaatatttatttgctcccagtccgtttAACACTGCTTGTCGCAGCCGTTAAAAAAAAAggggtttcatttttcttatgttaggctgaatattatgagcaatTTGGTTGGGATATTGGAATacaaaattttaatatgaacgtaggctattAAGATAGTAGCTTTCTTACAGACTCATCATGTAGCCTACCTCCCCACCTTttgaggtgagttttcagtagcctaaatgttgagattcagtctttcagccactatttgagcacattttatggcatgaatggatttttcatttcattgctttatgaagttaatttagagcCATTCTATGGGAAAAGGGATCAGAACGGCAATACTTTCCTGAGGTACCCTGTGGATGGAGAGGGATTGGACAATTCCTTTACTGTCCTGCTAGGTGTCAATAGAGAAAAAGCAACAGCATGTC
This genomic window contains:
- the LOC123971853 gene encoding tripartite motif-containing protein 16-like; protein product: MAQKGVQLDRETFSCSICLDLLKDPVTIPCGHSYCINCIKTHWDAEEEKKIHSCPQCGQTFTQRPVLVKNNMLAVLVGKLKTVLQAAPADHCYAGPEDVACGVCTGRKVKALKSCLVCLASYCEKHLQPHYDAAPLKKHKLVEPSKKLQENICSRHDEVMKMFCRTDQQSICYLCTVDEHKGHDTVSAAAERTKRQRELWVSRQNIEQRIQDREKDVKVLQQEVEAINGSADKAVEDSEKIFTELIRLMEKRRSDVKRQLRSQQDTEVSRVKELQKKLEQEITELKRKDAELKQLSHTEDHTQFLHNYPSLSALSESTDSSSINIRPLRYFEDVTAAVLEVRNRLQDILSAKWTNVSLTVTEVDVLLSEPVPKTRAGFLKYSHEITLDPNTAHTRLLLSEGNRKATLMRKNQSYSNHPDRFASCWQVLSRESLTGRCYWEVEWRGRGVHVAVAYKNISRAGSWRKCDFGFNDKSWALDCEKDSYTFLYNNVQTPFSGPRSSRVGVYLDHSAGILSFYSISETMTLLHRVQTTFTQPLYAGLWLYYYGVTAKFCKL